The window AATAGTGCAATTGAAACTGCAAATCTTATGGCAATAAATGATATTAGAACAAATGAAAAAATAGGTGCATATGGAAATACAGTGATAGATGATGGTGATACAATACTTACACATTGTAATGCTGGATCACTTGCATGTGCAGGTTATGGAACAGCACTAGGTGTAATACGCTCAGCAGTTGCAAATGGTAAAGATGTTGATGTAGTATGTGATGAAACAAGACCACTACTTCAAGGTGCAAGATTAAGTGTATTTGAAATGCAACAAGAAAATATACCTGTAAGACTTATTGTAGATAGTGCAGCAGGACATATGATGCAAAAAGGAGAAATTGATAAAGTAGTAATAGGTGCAGATCGTGTTGCACAAGGAGGAGTTGCAAATAAGATAGGATCACTTATGGTAGCACTTGCTGCTAAACGATATGATGTACCATTTTATGTTGCAGCACCAATGAGTACATTTGATGTTGATAATAATATCTTTGATGTAACAATAGAAGAACGTCAAAAAGAAGAAGTGCTAAAATTTAATGGTAAAAATATTGCAAGTGATGAAACAGTAGTTGAAAATCCTGCATTTGATATTGTAGAATCAGATCTTATAACAGGAATAATAACAGAGGAAGGAATAAAAAAACCATTATAATTATCCTTTCCCCCTTTTTTTCATCACCCCTATTTTTTATAAACTTATTTTTTTTAATTTATTTGAACATCAGCTGCAATATGCCATACACCAGGACTTTGAGATTTTACTTTTCTCATATTTAATACATTAATACTTCGTGGATATGCTGCATCTTTCACATGTTTTATTACTGTATCATAGTCTGATGAAAATTCATAGTAGTTAAGTATTCCACCTTTTTTAAGATGATCTACTGCAAGGTTTAGAAAATCTTTAGCTGTGCCTGGAAGATTCATAAGAATACGATCAGCCATAGGAAGATCAACAATTACCTCATTTATATCACCAAGTTTTGGAATAACTTTACCTTTTAATTTGTTAAGTTTCATATTTTCACATACATAATGATAAGCTTCAGGATTTATATCTACACTATATATGGTTGCATCTTTTTTATGTGCAATACTTATTGGAAATGAACCTATACCTGCAAAAAAGTCAATTATTAATTCTCCAGCTTTTACTTCATCAACAATCCGTGCTCTTTCTGTTGCAAGACGTGGACTAAAGTATACTTCTGTTGGATTTAGTTTAAATCTGATACCATGTTCTTTATGAATTGTTTCAAGATCATCAACACCAGCTAGATATTCAAGTCTACGTGTTCGCATTATACCTTCTATGTTACTTTTCTTATAATAGATACTTCGTCTTTTTGTAAATTTTAGAACTGCATCTGCTATATTATATTTTTCATCTTCAAGTTCTGGTGGAATCTCAAGAATTACAATATCACCTATTATATCAAATGATTTTCTAATATCTTGGGCTTTCTTAGGATCAATTTTATTTTCTAGATAATCCATAAAACTTTGAGCTTTGTATTTAGATTCATTAAATGTATGTTGTGTAACATCAATTGGATATTGTGTTTTAATATCCTCTATTATATTTTCATCATAAACTTCATTTAGTGGTATGTATACAAATTCATCATCTGTATCTAGTTTATATCCCCGGTTTATTTGATCTGTGTTTGCAAGTATTTTTCGTACTTCATTTGCATTTTGTTTTATTATTTTTATACATTTCATGATGAATAACAACTTCTCTCAATTTTTTTAGTTTTTTTTCTAATAACTTTTTATGTTTTTTCATAATTATAAATTAAATGTAATAAAAATATTTATGTAATATTTTCTAATTATCTTGTTAGATTTGGTTCGTTGGTAATAGTATGTGCTACAAAAAGCGAGACACATGAACATGAGAAAATCAATAAGATTTTCCAAGTAATGATTTGTAGTTTTTCCAATTGTAGCGATA of the Methanosphaera cuniculi genome contains:
- the mtnA gene encoding S-methyl-5-thioribose-1-phosphate isomerase; this encodes METLYWKDNKLYLLDQTLIPMEVQYVECLTYKDVIDAIQTMKVRGAPAIGVAAAYAMALAENEGIDLDVAAREIKSSRPTAVNLFWAVDQVLKSVDDGNSAIETANLMAINDIRTNEKIGAYGNTVIDDGDTILTHCNAGSLACAGYGTALGVIRSAVANGKDVDVVCDETRPLLQGARLSVFEMQQENIPVRLIVDSAAGHMMQKGEIDKVVIGADRVAQGGVANKIGSLMVALAAKRYDVPFYVAAPMSTFDVDNNIFDVTIEERQKEEVLKFNGKNIASDETVVENPAFDIVESDLITGIITEEGIKKPL
- a CDS encoding class I SAM-dependent methyltransferase; protein product: MKCIKIIKQNANEVRKILANTDQINRGYKLDTDDEFVYIPLNEVYDENIIEDIKTQYPIDVTQHTFNESKYKAQSFMDYLENKIDPKKAQDIRKSFDIIGDIVILEIPPELEDEKYNIADAVLKFTKRRSIYYKKSNIEGIMRTRRLEYLAGVDDLETIHKEHGIRFKLNPTEVYFSPRLATERARIVDEVKAGELIIDFFAGIGSFPISIAHKKDATIYSVDINPEAYHYVCENMKLNKLKGKVIPKLGDINEVIVDLPMADRILMNLPGTAKDFLNLAVDHLKKGGILNYYEFSSDYDTVIKHVKDAAYPRSINVLNMRKVKSQSPGVWHIAADVQIN